One genomic window of Candidatus Pseudobacter hemicellulosilyticus includes the following:
- a CDS encoding S41 family peptidase — protein MPIHHRSFLFFRRMAAAGLRLAAVLLLFGLSCSKKHGFQPTDPLGIANKWVYDSMQLYYYWNKDLPAQPPYQLPTEEFFKKLLSAKDRFSWLYNGQLSTYPKSAAELFGFHYALVPHPFQAGRLTGIVTMVIPGSRAYLVGLERGMFFTKVNEADINAAAPAETAKRVVEGSTVTLQLASFDRDQTSLADSAVVVIPQGPVPQQSVFAARHFVRNGIRTGYLAYYLCNEYDDGSLLQAVGKLQEAAIAELIIDLRYNPGGSVASATKLAAMLAPAFNPDALFITYQGNQHGGKLQQSFAQAIAFSVVPQGRDMNELKALNLGLKRVFILVSQHTASAAELLAHNLRPFLPVILIGGKTLGKDEAAFKIEDRRTPRQVDWVIMPTVYKIADAHGMGNYSDGLLPDYTVDELSQLPLQPLGLPGDRSVDKALQLIYGSTAVQPVELKIKKNGIGSGNIEFIRPSSGGPVIVYR, from the coding sequence GTGCCAATTCATCATCGTTCCTTTCTTTTTTTTCGCAGGATGGCTGCCGCAGGGTTAAGGCTGGCGGCTGTCCTGCTTTTATTCGGCTTGTCCTGCTCCAAAAAGCATGGGTTCCAACCCACTGATCCACTGGGCATAGCCAACAAGTGGGTGTATGACAGCATGCAGCTGTACTATTACTGGAATAAGGACCTGCCGGCACAGCCGCCCTATCAGTTGCCTACGGAAGAATTCTTTAAAAAGCTGCTATCCGCCAAAGACCGGTTCTCCTGGTTGTACAACGGCCAGCTGAGTACCTATCCAAAATCGGCCGCAGAGTTATTCGGCTTTCATTATGCCCTGGTCCCGCATCCTTTTCAGGCGGGCCGGCTGACAGGTATAGTGACCATGGTGATCCCTGGCAGCAGGGCCTACCTGGTGGGATTGGAAAGAGGCATGTTCTTCACCAAAGTGAATGAGGCGGACATCAATGCAGCAGCGCCGGCTGAAACAGCTAAAAGGGTAGTGGAGGGATCCACTGTTACTTTACAGCTGGCTTCCTTTGACCGGGACCAAACTTCCCTGGCTGATTCTGCGGTGGTAGTGATACCACAGGGACCCGTACCGCAGCAAAGTGTTTTTGCCGCCCGGCATTTTGTAAGGAATGGCATACGTACAGGCTACCTGGCGTATTATTTATGCAATGAATATGATGATGGTTCCCTGCTGCAGGCGGTAGGGAAATTGCAGGAAGCAGCAATTGCAGAACTTATTATTGATCTTCGTTATAATCCCGGCGGGAGTGTGGCTTCAGCCACCAAACTGGCAGCCATGCTGGCGCCAGCCTTTAACCCTGATGCGCTATTTATAACCTACCAGGGTAACCAGCATGGCGGCAAACTCCAGCAATCCTTTGCACAGGCCATTGCTTTTTCCGTGGTTCCGCAGGGCCGGGATATGAATGAACTGAAAGCGCTGAACCTGGGATTGAAGCGGGTCTTTATCCTGGTGTCCCAGCACACTGCTTCTGCGGCAGAATTGCTGGCCCATAACCTGCGGCCTTTTTTACCGGTCATACTGATTGGTGGTAAAACACTGGGCAAAGATGAAGCGGCTTTTAAAATAGAAGACCGGCGTACGCCCAGGCAGGTGGACTGGGTGATCATGCCTACCGTGTACAAAATTGCAGATGCGCATGGTATGGGCAATTATAGTGATGGGTTATTGCCTGACTATACGGTGGATGAACTCAGCCAGCTGCCGTTGCAGCCGCTGGGCCTGCCGGGAGACAGGTCGGTGGATAAAGCATTACAATTAATTTATGGCAGTACAGCTGTTCAGCCTGTGGAGCTGAAAATAAAAAAGAACGGCATTGGATCGGGCAACATTGAATTCATCCGGCCCTCATCCGGTGGCCCGGTCATTGTGTACCGCTAA
- a CDS encoding T9SS type A sorting domain-containing protein, which produces MKAKILILLCLLGSVAASAQTATAVYLPKYIQGVGNFNPADDRKVPYVSRITLSGLKPNATYRYYNRFVADTLFGFDGDGPFLVVKDSGSFVRVLSPALEGPNNYGEFTTNASGAYTGWFANEPGSGFNFLTGIQIWLRIVLNDGAGGGFIDQLLTVPEAVTVINFGSDPASGTALRSTPLKRAAAKQFVLLYDNLLGIVSGQRPIAGTFIESDGTVNSVANGYAPFYADQVDGINRAWGTILPNNLASGIRHIAVLGLQDASLQNLYLSFDGKWPSVNNGAINTKNTTGGLSNVLVIDGSRIALINFWLNAEQTDELLVTLQWNTADEDNATGYTVERSDDGKTFAAVNSIQKTSNKGLYETRDSRSEQPVFYRVKMDGKDGVVLYSDVLKVDGVLKLSVFPNPVVDQLTIRHSAAEAGAAVQVIAADGHQVLTQNVQKGTVQTTVSVSRLLPGSYHLVYRVNGQKQSRTFVKQ; this is translated from the coding sequence ATGAAAGCAAAAATCCTGATCCTGCTTTGCCTGCTGGGATCGGTAGCCGCAAGTGCGCAGACGGCTACGGCAGTATACCTGCCAAAATATATCCAGGGTGTTGGCAATTTCAACCCTGCTGACGACCGTAAGGTCCCTTATGTATCCCGCATCACACTGAGCGGCCTGAAGCCCAATGCCACTTACCGTTATTACAACCGGTTTGTAGCGGATACCCTGTTTGGCTTTGATGGGGATGGTCCCTTCCTGGTGGTAAAGGACAGCGGCAGTTTTGTCCGCGTGCTCAGCCCTGCCCTGGAAGGTCCCAATAACTATGGGGAGTTTACCACCAACGCCAGCGGCGCCTATACCGGCTGGTTTGCCAATGAACCCGGTTCCGGCTTTAACTTCCTTACCGGTATCCAGATCTGGCTCCGTATTGTCCTGAATGATGGTGCAGGCGGCGGTTTCATTGACCAGCTGCTGACTGTACCGGAAGCCGTAACGGTGATCAATTTTGGATCCGATCCCGCCAGCGGCACCGCCCTGCGCAGCACCCCGCTGAAAAGAGCGGCTGCAAAACAGTTTGTGCTGCTGTATGATAACCTGCTGGGCATTGTCAGCGGCCAGCGTCCCATAGCCGGCACTTTCATTGAAAGCGACGGCACCGTGAATTCCGTTGCCAATGGCTATGCGCCTTTCTATGCTGATCAGGTAGATGGCATCAACAGGGCATGGGGAACTATTCTTCCCAATAACCTGGCCAGCGGTATCCGGCATATTGCGGTACTGGGCCTGCAGGATGCCAGTCTGCAAAACCTCTACCTGTCGTTTGATGGCAAATGGCCCTCCGTGAACAACGGCGCCATCAATACCAAAAATACCACGGGCGGGCTTAGCAATGTGCTGGTGATTGACGGATCCAGGATTGCCCTGATCAATTTCTGGCTCAATGCTGAGCAGACTGACGAGCTGCTGGTGACCCTGCAATGGAATACCGCTGATGAAGACAATGCCACTGGTTACACTGTAGAACGTTCGGATGACGGTAAAACATTTGCTGCTGTCAACAGTATTCAGAAGACCAGCAACAAAGGGTTGTATGAAACGAGGGACAGTCGCTCCGAGCAACCGGTATTCTACCGCGTAAAAATGGATGGCAAAGATGGTGTTGTCCTGTACAGTGATGTGCTGAAAGTGGATGGGGTGCTGAAGCTGTCCGTATTCCCCAACCCGGTGGTTGACCAGCTGACCATCCGGCATTCTGCGGCAGAAGCCGGCGCTGCGGTGCAGGTGATTGCTGCTGACGGTCACCAGGTGCTGACCCAAAATGTGCAGAAAGGTACAGTTCAGACAACAGTGAGCGTGAGCAGGCTGCTGCCTGGCAGCTATCACCTGGTATACAGGGTGAATGGCCAGAAACAGAGCAGGACCTTTGTAAAACAGTAG
- the porV gene encoding type IX secretion system outer membrane channel protein PorV, with protein sequence MQRLPKCICSFLLLAVFSQSVSGQEESNNNTVNITTTAVPFLRISPDPRAGGMGDVGIAVSPDASSVFYNAAKIPFARQKAAIGAIYTPWLKEVADDVYLAALSGFYQLDESQSLSASLRYFSMGDLSIVDYNGNKLTTASPREFALDIAYSRKLSDRIGVAAALRYINSRLATGNISGVDYKTGNAVAGDISFYYNGLSEDKKGWTAGVTLSNLGSKIGYTSDADEKDFLPASLGLGAAYAESWDEDNQVSFGVDINKLLVPELPATGEGMKAYRDKGVVGSWIDGFGNKAWQAGFGMEYSYKEQLHLRLGYTTRTYEAGNWQSLTAGIGLQFSVAAVNFSYLIPTGSAVNNNPLRNTVRFGLLFNWDSK encoded by the coding sequence ATGCAAAGGTTGCCAAAATGCATATGTTCTTTCCTGTTATTAGCTGTTTTTTCACAGTCTGTCAGCGGGCAGGAGGAATCCAACAATAATACCGTGAATATTACCACTACAGCAGTTCCTTTTCTACGCATTTCTCCCGATCCGCGTGCCGGGGGGATGGGTGATGTGGGGATTGCGGTGAGTCCGGACGCCAGCAGTGTTTTCTACAATGCGGCCAAAATACCTTTTGCCCGGCAAAAAGCAGCTATCGGGGCTATCTATACACCCTGGCTGAAAGAAGTAGCGGATGATGTATACCTGGCAGCTTTATCCGGTTTTTACCAGCTGGATGAAAGCCAGTCCCTGTCTGCTTCTCTGCGTTATTTCAGTATGGGCGACCTGAGTATTGTGGATTATAACGGCAACAAGCTGACCACGGCCAGTCCACGGGAATTTGCCCTGGATATAGCGTACTCGCGCAAATTATCAGACAGGATTGGGGTGGCGGCAGCGTTACGGTATATCAATTCCAGGCTGGCCACCGGCAATATCAGCGGTGTTGATTATAAGACAGGCAATGCCGTGGCCGGGGATATTTCGTTTTATTATAATGGCCTTAGTGAAGATAAAAAAGGATGGACAGCCGGTGTAACCCTGTCCAACCTGGGCAGCAAGATCGGTTATACGTCTGATGCTGATGAGAAGGATTTTCTGCCAGCCAGCCTGGGCCTCGGCGCCGCCTATGCAGAAAGCTGGGATGAGGACAACCAGGTCAGCTTTGGGGTAGATATTAATAAACTGCTGGTGCCGGAATTGCCTGCAACAGGAGAGGGGATGAAGGCGTACCGCGATAAAGGTGTGGTGGGCAGCTGGATAGACGGCTTTGGCAATAAAGCCTGGCAGGCTGGCTTTGGCATGGAGTACAGTTATAAGGAGCAGTTGCACCTGCGACTGGGTTATACTACCAGGACCTATGAAGCAGGTAACTGGCAAAGCCTAACCGCCGGCATCGGGCTGCAGTTCAGCGTTGCCGCCGTCAACTTCTCCTACCTGATCCCTACAGGCAGCGCTGTGAACAATAATCCATTGCGGAATACTGTTCGCTTTGGCCTGCTGTTCAACTGGGACAGTAAATAG
- a CDS encoding MBG domain-containing protein: protein MKRICTILTGLLLSLAGFSQPAISDALIPQYITTDGVKTPFAFRLTLNGLKAGATYRYYNRFTEGWSFGEGFCTIVSSSGNFTRITNPSMVTPGAYGEFTADGSGQYTGWFIAEAEPFGFVVTQGAVVYVRIFLNDGDGGTFEWDMVTADMDPITVLGTDAGNPMGALGTGIRSTAAADGVEKNFVMLYDNTAATGRPVAGTFIESDANANIAGDGYAEFYGSAVDNTTKTWGTLIPNSLPGGIQRIVQYSRSNGTIVGSREAASGTWAKEGGGRVSTIDPSGGITDVIVLNGNIVTLGSPARFNQTISFPQPAARQYGDADADPGAVSSGGLAISYTSSNPAVATIVNGQLHIVGAGATDITAMQAGDEDFNAAQEVVRTITINRAPLTIKADDQQMVSGDPFPAWTATFTGFVNGDEAADLVPGPQFQPEAAQHAPGGEYAINVCCAGSANYAISYLPGKLTMTSNKQPQTISFGAITPKQYGAANFNPGAALSSGNTPHYGSSNPAVATIVNNTIHITGAGSTEISAFHPGDANWEGSDTIRQTLLVNKAALTIRADNKTKLEGHVNPALTITYTGFVYADNASVLTSPAVITTVAGTDSPTGDYAITVSGATAANYTITHQHGVLTVQPLPEQSIDFPNLPAKKYGDEPIPAGAQASSGLDINYSSSNPAVATVVNGNIQLHGAGSTTITAAQPGDADHAAAAPVTRTLTVNKVLLTLRAEDKTKQQGTVNPALTIIYSGFVNNENESIFTTPPRVSTTATAASLVGVYPISISNAGGTPANYNLLLTPGKLTVMPAYGANQNEVAAFCSSPGQLQVNVFADTAQKGVIQLFDPAGNRLLNVPVSIGKGSNSFRLPIGNTVGGIYYLRVIAATFTRKEKVRIP from the coding sequence ATGAAAAGAATCTGTACAATACTGACCGGGCTATTACTTTCCCTGGCAGGCTTCTCTCAACCTGCTATTTCAGATGCACTCATCCCTCAATACATTACTACAGATGGGGTAAAGACCCCGTTCGCCTTCAGGCTTACCCTGAACGGCTTAAAGGCCGGCGCTACTTACCGGTATTATAACCGGTTTACGGAAGGCTGGAGCTTTGGAGAAGGATTTTGTACCATAGTGTCTTCATCGGGCAATTTCACCCGGATCACCAATCCTTCCATGGTTACGCCAGGCGCCTATGGTGAGTTTACAGCTGACGGCAGCGGCCAATATACCGGCTGGTTCATTGCGGAAGCCGAGCCTTTCGGTTTTGTGGTGACGCAGGGTGCTGTAGTATATGTCAGGATATTTCTGAACGATGGCGACGGCGGAACTTTTGAATGGGATATGGTAACAGCAGACATGGATCCCATTACGGTACTGGGAACAGATGCCGGGAATCCTATGGGGGCACTGGGAACAGGTATCCGCAGTACTGCCGCCGCTGATGGAGTGGAAAAGAACTTCGTGATGCTGTACGATAATACGGCTGCTACAGGCCGGCCTGTCGCCGGCACTTTTATAGAAAGTGATGCCAACGCCAATATTGCAGGTGATGGCTATGCTGAATTTTATGGAAGCGCCGTAGATAATACTACTAAAACCTGGGGTACGCTGATCCCCAACAGTCTGCCCGGCGGTATTCAGCGAATAGTGCAGTACAGCCGCAGTAATGGAACTATAGTGGGCAGCCGGGAAGCAGCTTCAGGTACCTGGGCTAAAGAGGGGGGCGGACGTGTCAGCACCATTGACCCCAGTGGCGGCATCACAGATGTGATAGTCCTGAATGGCAATATCGTAACACTGGGTTCGCCCGCCAGGTTCAACCAGACCATCAGCTTTCCGCAGCCTGCTGCCAGGCAATATGGTGATGCGGATGCAGATCCCGGTGCTGTCAGCAGTGGCGGACTGGCTATCAGCTATACCAGCAGCAATCCTGCGGTGGCTACCATTGTGAATGGCCAGCTGCATATTGTTGGGGCCGGCGCTACTGATATTACCGCCATGCAGGCGGGCGATGAAGATTTCAATGCTGCACAGGAGGTAGTAAGGACCATCACCATTAACAGGGCGCCCCTTACCATCAAAGCGGATGACCAGCAGATGGTTTCAGGCGATCCTTTCCCGGCATGGACCGCTACCTTTACCGGTTTTGTGAATGGAGATGAGGCGGCCGACCTGGTTCCCGGCCCCCAATTTCAGCCGGAGGCAGCACAGCATGCACCCGGTGGTGAATATGCGATCAATGTCTGCTGCGCCGGTTCTGCTAATTATGCTATCAGTTATCTGCCGGGCAAACTGACCATGACTTCCAACAAGCAGCCGCAGACCATCAGCTTCGGGGCTATAACCCCCAAACAATATGGAGCGGCCAACTTTAATCCCGGTGCTGCGCTCAGCTCCGGTAATACGCCCCATTACGGGAGCAGCAATCCTGCAGTGGCCACTATCGTCAATAATACCATTCATATTACGGGAGCCGGCAGCACCGAGATCAGTGCTTTTCATCCCGGCGACGCCAACTGGGAGGGCTCGGATACCATCCGGCAAACCCTGCTGGTCAATAAAGCCGCACTGACCATCAGGGCAGACAATAAAACAAAACTGGAAGGGCATGTCAATCCTGCACTGACCATTACCTATACTGGTTTTGTATATGCGGATAATGCATCTGTACTGACCAGTCCTGCTGTTATTACCACGGTTGCCGGCACAGACTCGCCGACCGGGGATTATGCCATTACCGTATCAGGCGCAACGGCTGCCAATTATACTATCACTCATCAGCATGGCGTCCTTACTGTTCAGCCACTGCCGGAACAAAGCATCGACTTCCCCAATCTGCCGGCAAAAAAATATGGGGACGAACCAATTCCGGCGGGCGCCCAGGCTTCCTCAGGGCTGGACATTAACTATAGCAGCAGCAATCCTGCAGTGGCCACCGTGGTCAATGGGAATATCCAGCTCCATGGCGCAGGCAGTACAACGATAACGGCAGCCCAGCCTGGGGATGCCGACCATGCCGCTGCTGCGCCAGTGACCAGGACCCTTACCGTCAACAAGGTATTGCTGACCCTCAGGGCGGAAGACAAGACAAAACAGCAGGGGACGGTCAACCCTGCACTAACTATCATATATAGTGGATTTGTAAACAATGAGAACGAGTCCATCTTTACCACTCCACCCAGGGTGTCCACCACTGCCACCGCCGCTTCGCTGGTAGGTGTATACCCCATCAGCATCAGCAATGCAGGTGGTACACCAGCCAATTATAACCTGCTGCTGACGCCCGGGAAACTGACGGTAATGCCCGCCTATGGCGCCAACCAGAACGAGGTAGCTGCGTTTTGCAGCAGCCCGGGACAGCTGCAGGTGAATGTTTTTGCTGACACTGCCCAGAAAGGGGTGATCCAGCTGTTTGATCCTGCCGGCAACAGGCTGCTGAATGTACCGGTAAGCATCGGAAAGGGATCCAATAGCTTCCGGTTGCCTATCGGAAATACCGTTGGCGGCATTTACTACCTGCGGGTGATAGCGGCTACATTTACACGTAAGGAAAAGGTAAGGATCCCGTAA
- a CDS encoding TonB-dependent receptor, with amino-acid sequence MNHFSATIPIVPRTLLRKPILTFLCLFFTITLHAQLAGLTESVNLRLKTTSAAQVIRELDKQSKYSFTYASSQLEKIRVASFVYEKSTLGRALQALQSLAGLEFDISGNFIAVRVTASTAPQADPTVRPGKITGTVRNEKNEGMPGVSLLIDNLKRGATTFVSGDYVISLPPGEYSMLVSFIGYTARRITGIVVRENEVTDLNLVLDKEDPRQLQTVVVTGGARKESVRALLLAQKNNAAISDGISAEQIRITPDNNTAQVLKRVSGLTVQNNKFVTIRGVSDRYNNVLINGSSLPSTEPNRRNFSFDIVPSALVDNVVINKTATPDLSSEFTGGIVQINTKDVPARNFLEFTIGSGFNTESINRDFVGFKRDEKAWMGKVDDNRKWFGDGKLFDPARYMEKVYANDMDYQKNIGKQIPNRWQLHKNPYTPVQNYQLSGGINKSLPKGRAIGFVAAVTYRQEQLYEEGDSRVVDQSDTWNERYQYTTAIGGLANLAYKTTRHKISWKNLYNGRYSNTFNHQAGGYPRYSWWANRRSEVTLTSGMLQSRLEGEHVIGKIRLKADWYADYVRLLRDQPDTRFLTGRSMRTFSRVDSMYNTSLEQHDFDFLENTTIRSGLHSSRLEEIRKTAGANITLPFQLFNDKHFFKTGFSWSERTADFDASNIIVQNGFNGNSYTLSKYFFPYYEIVTPEAFERGDLKYQVAYPKSGTTGDSYSGTQTLKAGYAMLDLHVLKQIRLTGGLRYEDNGITMSTVFYNRQGYSEFRDTTYQEADWLPSANITYSVTPQLNIRAAYSKTLARPDFVERSPYTYFDFYELASVIGRQSLKYSRINNYDFRVEYYPSGSEILSASVFYKEFENPVERFYYIGDVANIVEYQNLHSATARGFEVDVRKSLSFINPQKDWLSNLYISSNFTYLKGDIKAIVTKTASGKDTNYVISNDRPIQGLSPYIINGGLLYQAKGWGVNIAYNRFGRRIVNGGTDPELVQYENPRDVLDLQLTTRLMKQKMEVRLNFSDLLNQYYIIYCNYRNPDDGLYPDPPPAAGTTDPKGDAFNPAYDFINYKVKKGVGITLNVTYKF; translated from the coding sequence ATGAATCATTTTTCCGCTACTATCCCTATTGTTCCCAGGACCTTGCTCCGTAAGCCGATCCTTACCTTCTTATGCCTTTTTTTTACCATCACCCTGCATGCCCAGTTGGCTGGTCTTACAGAAAGCGTTAACCTCCGGCTGAAAACCACTTCCGCCGCTCAGGTGATCCGCGAACTGGATAAACAGAGTAAATATTCCTTCACCTACGCTTCTTCCCAACTGGAAAAAATACGGGTAGCTTCCTTTGTATATGAAAAAAGTACACTGGGCAGGGCTTTGCAGGCATTGCAATCCCTGGCCGGTCTTGAATTTGATATTTCCGGCAATTTCATTGCGGTAAGAGTTACAGCATCTACTGCCCCGCAGGCTGATCCAACTGTCAGGCCCGGTAAGATCACCGGTACGGTCCGCAATGAAAAGAATGAAGGCATGCCCGGTGTGAGCCTGCTGATCGACAACCTGAAAAGAGGCGCCACCACTTTTGTCTCCGGTGATTATGTGATCTCACTGCCGCCGGGGGAATACAGTATGCTGGTGTCTTTCATTGGTTATACTGCGCGCCGCATCACGGGTATCGTGGTCAGGGAAAATGAAGTGACAGACCTGAACCTGGTCCTGGACAAAGAAGATCCCCGGCAGCTGCAGACCGTAGTGGTGACCGGCGGCGCCCGCAAGGAATCCGTCAGGGCCCTGCTGCTGGCGCAGAAGAACAATGCGGCTATTAGCGATGGCATCAGTGCCGAGCAGATCCGGATCACCCCGGATAACAATACCGCGCAGGTACTGAAACGGGTGAGCGGGCTGACCGTACAGAACAATAAGTTTGTGACTATCCGTGGTGTGAGCGACCGGTACAATAACGTTCTCATCAATGGTTCCTCGCTGCCCAGTACTGAACCCAACCGCCGGAATTTCAGCTTTGATATTGTGCCATCCGCCCTGGTGGACAATGTGGTCATCAATAAAACGGCCACCCCTGATCTGTCCAGTGAATTTACCGGCGGCATTGTGCAGATCAATACCAAGGATGTACCTGCCCGGAACTTCCTGGAGTTCACCATCGGTTCCGGCTTTAATACAGAAAGCATCAACCGGGATTTTGTGGGTTTTAAAAGAGATGAAAAAGCCTGGATGGGCAAAGTGGATGATAACCGGAAATGGTTTGGGGACGGAAAACTTTTTGATCCGGCCAGGTACATGGAGAAAGTATATGCCAATGATATGGACTACCAGAAGAATATTGGTAAGCAGATCCCCAATCGCTGGCAGCTGCACAAAAATCCGTATACACCGGTACAGAACTACCAGCTGTCCGGCGGTATCAATAAGTCGTTGCCCAAGGGCAGGGCCATCGGATTTGTGGCTGCTGTTACCTACCGGCAGGAACAATTGTATGAGGAAGGCGATTCGCGGGTAGTGGATCAGTCGGATACCTGGAATGAGCGGTATCAATATACCACGGCCATCGGCGGATTGGCCAACCTGGCTTACAAAACAACCCGGCATAAGATCTCCTGGAAGAACCTGTATAATGGACGGTATTCAAATACTTTCAATCACCAGGCCGGCGGGTATCCGCGGTATAGCTGGTGGGCCAACAGGAGAAGTGAGGTAACACTGACCAGCGGCATGCTGCAATCCAGGCTGGAAGGGGAACATGTGATCGGGAAGATCAGGCTGAAAGCCGACTGGTACGCCGATTATGTCCGGTTACTGAGAGATCAGCCCGATACCCGATTCCTGACGGGAAGAAGTATGCGGACGTTCAGCAGAGTGGACAGTATGTATAATACCAGCCTTGAACAGCATGATTTTGATTTCCTGGAAAATACCACCATCCGTTCCGGCCTTCATTCCTCCCGCCTGGAGGAGATACGGAAAACGGCCGGCGCCAATATTACACTGCCCTTCCAGTTATTCAACGATAAGCATTTCTTCAAGACCGGCTTCTCCTGGTCTGAACGAACAGCGGATTTTGACGCCTCCAATATAATTGTCCAGAACGGGTTTAACGGCAACTCCTATACCCTGAGCAAATACTTCTTTCCCTATTATGAAATAGTGACCCCGGAAGCTTTTGAGCGCGGCGACCTGAAATACCAGGTAGCTTATCCAAAATCCGGCACCACGGGCGACAGCTACAGCGGTACCCAGACCCTGAAAGCTGGTTATGCCATGCTGGACCTGCATGTGCTGAAGCAGATCAGGCTGACCGGCGGTCTCCGGTATGAAGACAATGGCATCACCATGAGTACTGTCTTTTACAACAGGCAGGGCTACTCTGAATTCAGGGATACCACATACCAGGAAGCCGACTGGCTGCCATCTGCCAATATCACCTACAGTGTAACGCCCCAGCTGAATATCCGGGCGGCCTATAGTAAAACACTGGCCCGGCCTGATTTTGTGGAACGCTCGCCCTATACCTATTTCGATTTTTATGAACTGGCCTCCGTTATCGGCAGGCAATCCCTGAAGTATTCCCGTATCAATAATTATGATTTCCGGGTGGAATATTATCCCAGCGGATCAGAGATCCTTTCAGCCTCTGTTTTTTACAAGGAGTTTGAAAATCCCGTAGAACGATTTTATTATATCGGTGACGTTGCCAATATTGTAGAGTACCAGAACCTGCACAGCGCCACTGCCAGGGGATTTGAGGTGGATGTACGGAAATCCCTCTCGTTCATCAACCCACAGAAAGATTGGTTGAGCAACCTGTATATCAGCAGCAATTTCACCTACCTGAAAGGCGATATAAAAGCAATCGTTACCAAAACTGCTTCGGGCAAAGACACCAACTATGTGATCAGCAATGATCGACCGATCCAGGGACTCTCTCCCTATATTATCAATGGCGGTCTGTTGTACCAGGCAAAGGGCTGGGGTGTCAATATTGCCTATAACCGTTTTGGCAGAAGGATCGTGAACGGCGGAACAGACCCGGAGCTGGTGCAATATGAAAACCCCAGGGATGTGCTGGACCTGCAGCTGACCACCCGCCTCATGAAACAGAAAATGGAGGTGAGGCTGAATTTTTCCGATCTGCTTAACCAGTACTATATCATTTACTGTAATTACCGCAACCCGGACGACGGACTCTATCCTGATCCGCCACCTGCGGCCGGGACTACAGATCCCAAAGGAGATGCGTTTAACCCGGCCTATGATTTCATCAACTATAAAGTAAAAAAAGGCGTGGGCATCACCCTGAATGTGACCTATAAATTCTAA
- a CDS encoding FecR domain-containing protein: MEQQPLIPEALIRRFRQNECTPEELSLIRKWIAGMELTDADNPISPALLAELKAKMHQQLMQDIRAASVVPMRRRRSVYRIVAAAAVLLLMVPALLLWYINRKSSNTPADQPHALIGSAKKNIIQKVTLPDGSVVWLNRQARLEYDAQTFNVSQRLVKLSGEGFFEVMPDPRKPFIVQTGELQTRVLGTAFNIEASDYAGEIRVSLVYGKVALDNILTAQTTLLTPAHTFCYSKETKTGTIVPMAVSSIQEWINGQLVFNEVPLEEAIQRIREQFSLSIEADRQLLQDKRITAAFPAGNWQPVLQKILFVHGLRYRQVQDRIIISRNQD, from the coding sequence ATGGAGCAACAACCACTAATTCCGGAAGCACTGATCCGCCGGTTCCGGCAGAATGAATGCACGCCTGAAGAGCTTTCACTCATCAGGAAATGGATTGCCGGCATGGAACTGACAGATGCCGATAATCCTATTTCTCCGGCATTGCTGGCGGAACTGAAAGCAAAAATGCATCAGCAGCTGATGCAGGACATCCGTGCTGCTTCGGTGGTGCCTATGCGCCGCCGGAGATCCGTTTACCGCATAGTAGCCGCCGCCGCCGTCCTGTTACTGATGGTGCCTGCCCTGCTGCTCTGGTATATCAATCGTAAAAGCAGCAATACTCCGGCAGACCAGCCCCATGCCCTGATTGGTTCCGCCAAAAAGAATATCATTCAGAAAGTGACCTTACCGGATGGTTCCGTGGTCTGGCTGAACAGGCAGGCCCGTCTTGAATACGATGCGCAGACCTTCAATGTCAGCCAGCGGCTGGTGAAATTATCTGGAGAGGGATTCTTTGAAGTGATGCCCGATCCCCGGAAGCCATTCATTGTGCAGACGGGTGAGCTGCAGACAAGGGTACTGGGTACAGCGTTCAATATTGAGGCCAGCGATTATGCCGGTGAGATCAGGGTATCCCTCGTGTATGGAAAAGTAGCGCTCGACAATATACTAACGGCACAGACCACCCTGCTGACGCCGGCACATACCTTCTGCTATTCCAAAGAAACAAAGACCGGGACTATTGTCCCGATGGCCGTGTCCAGTATCCAGGAGTGGATCAATGGACAGCTGGTCTTCAATGAAGTGCCGCTGGAAGAAGCCATTCAGCGCATCCGCGAGCAATTCAGTTTATCCATTGAGGCTGACAGGCAATTACTGCAGGATAAACGGATAACAGCAGCCTTCCCGGCCGGCAACTGGCAACCGGTCCTCCAGAAGATCCTGTTTGTGCATGGACTACGTTACAGGCAGGTTCAGGACCGCATCATCATCAGCAGGAACCAGGATTAA